Proteins encoded together in one Oceanidesulfovibrio indonesiensis window:
- a CDS encoding fimbria/pilus outer membrane usher protein — translation GVVVHRGGINLTPTLGDTIGVIEAKGAEGARVYPDSNAVIKDNGYGIVGYLTPYRYNDVFIDPKGTSMSVDVEDTRKSIVPTAGAAVHIKMETLQKQQTFVRFTHASGQKIPFGASITDGSDATLGMVGQGGLAMLTLPESGKPIVIKWNSNKVMNTCSAEVNHLSDNRKNRNMNKATSFDAIDIICKGL, via the coding sequence GAGGCGTGGTTGTGCATCGTGGCGGCATCAATTTGACCCCAACGTTAGGCGACACCATTGGCGTAATCGAGGCCAAAGGCGCTGAAGGGGCAAGAGTTTACCCTGATTCAAATGCTGTCATTAAAGATAACGGCTACGGCATTGTCGGCTATCTGACGCCTTACCGATACAACGATGTCTTCATTGACCCAAAAGGTACATCAATGAGCGTCGACGTCGAGGATACGCGTAAGAGCATTGTGCCCACCGCGGGTGCCGCCGTGCATATCAAAATGGAAACGCTGCAGAAGCAACAGACCTTTGTGCGCTTTACACATGCCTCCGGGCAGAAGATCCCCTTCGGCGCATCCATTACCGACGGTAGCGACGCCACGCTCGGTATGGTCGGCCAGGGTGGCCTGGCAATGTTGACCTTGCCTGAATCTGGCAAGCCGATCGTTATTAAATGGAATAGCAATAAGGTGATGAATACGTGCTCAGCAGAGGTCAATCACCTTTCTGATAACAGAAAAAACCGCAATATGAATAAAGCCACCTCCTTTGATGCAATAGATATTATCTGCAAAGGCCTTTAA